A segment of the Corylus avellana chromosome ca2, CavTom2PMs-1.0 genome:
tattttctattttatttcttgctaTTCTTTTTTGTTGATATTCATGGTGATATTTTGTATTCagttttaattgaaattaaaccTGTTGACATTGAAATGCCGGTCTTTTGTGTCATGTTATGAGAAATGTGTCCAAATCTCAGGCCACTCTATTTAGCTTTCCCATCTCACAAGGCAAGTCTATAAAATTGGGTAAGAAAGATTGCTATTGGGATTGGGACACATGTCCCTTGTTTGGACTATTATGATAGAGTAATACTAAtaatcatctttttatcttctaaagctgatgtggtttttaaaattatcattggatcaaaattcaagtatgattcatctaaaatttaattgtaattttaaaagtcatatcaactttagggggataaaaagatggtccctaacATTATTCATTACGATATGCATATTCCCATTCTAATGAGTTCAGATCTAACTAAAACTAGAATTGTTCTAATTTCTATGGCCAATACAGGttaaaaatgtatgtgagaATTAAAAATGCAgataaaaattaggaaaaaatatattttaccccttgaactatccactcatttgcatttttaacctcaatatttaaaaagtaacactctaccccctaaactttcaaattgttgcaactTGAtaattctgacttttttttttttttttttttttcccaaaatgcctccatccaaagtttttaaaaaattaaaaattgaggggtggcatttttaatttttaaaaaataaaataaaattactagaCAAATTACATATTCTAAGGATAAATGGAGTCCTGCTATTTGGCTGTCAAGAGTAAGACAAATGTCTACCAAAGTCTGAcgtggctttattaaaaaaaaaaaaaaaaatcgtagaaatctctctctcttcccccatttcatattttttttattagttaaatttttatgaattaatatttagtttctaatgcctcaaaacttgtttttgaattcaaaactaaaacttagggATGAAAAGTTAGAtggtatcacccaaaagggattcaatcatcctaaatttggtgctaatgcctcaaatttagtactaatatcttaaatttgaattcccctttaatgtttattttctttaattaaaaaaaaaaaaatttataaatgtcTGACGTTTAGCTGCCTCATGGCAGTAGTAAATCTTTGCTGGGATAAATGTTATAAGAATACAAGACAATGCGTACGTGATTTTGCCTTAATTATCCTTAAAGTTATGTGGGATGTCAAAGTACACGTCGCAGACGTGCCAAACTTTCGCTTGAACTGCGGCTCGTCAGGAACAAATTGAACAATTTCATGCCGGTCAACACAAGAAAAAGAGTTTTATCTAAACTTTGGCCGACAAATTTTGGCATGTTTTTAACAAATTAAGATTGattctctttcaaaaaaaaattaagattgattCTCGGTGACGAATCAATCAATCGAAACATGGCACATGGCACATGCACAAAACGTTCCACATAGGCACATAGCGAAAAAAGACCTCCTTTTCTTCATTATCACAATGAAATAATTTAAGATGCGTGATCGAGTTTGTAGATTCAAACTTTGAATTTCCAGTCAAGGAAATTAAATAAGTACGAGACTATGAACTTTTAGACATACGTGAAGACGTACGTTTCTTTGTGCATTGGACAaagatttctttcaaaaaaaataaaataaaatttacttcTGTTTATTAAAGTGATACGTGTGAGATTCTCATTTCTCACatgcatatttttgttttttttttaataaattttgaatagaGCATATGTGAGAATCGCATGCTCTTTAAATGTATATGAGAACCATGTGTTTTAAGAACAAATTAATATGagattaacaaataaaattagaagattttttttccAACGACctaatttgaatgaaaatttaattattcttttgcatttaagttttataagaaatatatCCAGCAACGCTTCACATGAAAGCTAATAAGTGATTTTAATACTTGACTATGGTAATAATTCTAGCAAAAATTTACCAAAATACAAAGTGCTTATAATTGACGAAAACAGCACTCTGTACGTATATAGCAGCATTCAcgttttcaaacaaaattgcaaaaagtgTGTCGTGGTTGGTTGAAagtgcatttgaaaaaaaaaatggtagtgtgaaaaaataatagttttttttaagattgaaccgcaattttattaatttctcaaatacaatttaaaaaatcacattttcattaatttcattttgaaatCTCGCTAACCCAAACGAATTAAGGCTcattaattagtccatttgcgtGCTCAGGTGCAAGTTGACTAATTGATGCATGGCGTGATacaatttctttcttcctcATGCCAAGTTCTTTTAGATATTCGAATCAACGTACACTCCGATAATCAGAATTATtccaatgagagagagagagagagagagagagagagagagagttgaaggGTTAGTATTATTTATGTGAACACATACAATgatacaaaatataatttttttggcagATCGTTCTGATCCATGGAAAAATGTCTAATTTCCATGATCGATCAGCTTCTTATTGCAGCTGCATTATTGTCATGATCAACACTATTATTCCCTTCATGGAGAAACGGCTTATTCTCTTCATGGAGAATCAAACCCTGTAAATCACagcagagaaaacaaaattacaagttGTCAGCATTGATAAATACTAGCGAACATATATACACTAGCAGGAATACTAGTACTGAAACTAAGGAATGTtattcaacccaaaaaaaaaaaaaaaccaatgaatATCATAAGGTAGGTAGCTAGCTAGGCTTACTGGTTGTAGTCGATGTTGATTTTTCCAGCATTAGGATCAGCGATGGCGGAGAAGGCCTCTTGAGAGAGGTCAATATTGGTTGCGTCGCATCCGGGGCAACGATCAACAACCTTCACCGTGACTGTTCCCCTGCAAGGCTGCGGTACTCCTTGGTTTGTAGGGCCTGTGCACGTAACGCTGTACATTCTCCCGCATGCTGCCCCGTTTTCCCAAAGGGCATCGCTTACCGCTGCGATCATAACGCCTTGGTCTTCATACCCGTAGCATGCAGACgctatatataaacatttaccgttaatatatatatatatatatatatatatatatcaaaattaatccAAAGATCGAATTTGTATCAATCTAgctaattaaaattaacttcaatatatatataattaagagaatgaagaaaagaaaagatactcACGAACGTAAACAGTATAGAAAGTGGCAGTTCCTGAAATGGCAGAAGTCACTGAAATAAAGGTTAAGACAAGGCCCAAGCAAAGGAAGGCATGGATTTTGATTGccatcttgtttttgtttgtagAATAACGAAGAAATTAAGGTTGCTTTCTACTACTTGTGCCCTCAAGGATAATTTGTACCCTTTTTATAGGAGAAGCTTAGGAATTAATTCCAAGCTTTTTCCAACCACAACCTGCAGTCTTCTCACGACACCTCGATCGGTTCAAGCGAATGACTATTAGTCTATTATCTAGAAGCACAAGTTacgggttttttattttattttttcctccctgTCTAATAATTGCTTAATTTCTAGATCTTGAATGGAACCGGATTTTCTCCAGCCCATTTTGAACTGTcacattaataaaatatatatatagtatgtttatattatatatatatatatataacataattataaaaaattaaagggtagcTGGCCACCCATTAGGCGTGGCTAGACCACCTCAGTTGGGGCTAAGcgtggcttcggccacctcgGACCGCCtgtatggggtggccgaagccacttCATAGCCCTTGGGgatggtctggccacccccaagggcgagatctaaaaaaatatatatatttgttttgcccttagaggtggccggaccacccccaaggcccaagccaccccaaaccggcTGActtgagccaccccatggcccatgggggtggtccggccacccccaagggccaaacgatatatatatagcttgggTTTAGGAggtgggggtggtccggccacccctatggccaatattaattaatttattatttttttaatatgaaatatcatttttttattattatttttatagtgagacatgtgtcttatttgtggctgtaggatttctaagaagaaattttagtcatgaattgaatattctccagtACATTATGGATCGGAGAAAATCCAATTCCATCTTGAATTAACTTCCATCCATCCAATAGCTTCTTTTTTNNNNNNNNNNNNNNNNNNNNNNNNNNNNNNNNNNNNNNNNNNNNNNNNNNNNNNNNNNNNNNNNNNNNNNNNNNNNNNNNNNNNNNNNNNNNNNNNNNNNCTGCACCATCGTCCCACAGGTCGTCGCTAGCCGCTGCGATCATAACGCCTTGGTCTTCATACCCGTAGCATGCAgacgctatatatatatatatgcaccacATACACACATTTATTTACCCGTTAGCTACATATCAAAATCCAGcgcatttatttaatttatataaaacttCATTTTTCAGATACTTACGAACATAAATTGTATGTATTGTAAGTGGCAGTTCCTGAAATGGCAGAAGCCACAGACATGAAGCTCAACACAAGGCCCAAGCAAAGCAAAGCATGGATTTTGATTGCCATCTCGTTTTCTTTGTAGAATAACGAAGAAATTAAGGTTGCTCTCTACTTGTGCACTCGAGGATAATGTGGTTGCATGAAAGATGATCATTTGTAGCCTTTTTATAGGAGAATTAAGCTTAAGAATTAGAGAAGCAGAAATCCGATATCTATGCAGTCGGCATTGTTTACAGTATTTGGACAATGCTGAATGCGTAATTAATTTCTAGATTATGAATCGGCTTCCACCCACtagctttttattttcttgtaggTTCGATTTAATAGTTAATTAGGAATTAAATATCTTGATATTATAGAAATGCTAAGTCAAGTGAAATAAGGAAGTAATTGggatcatttttttaattttttattttttgacatgtccgcataagaggggggaGGAGGATAGTAATTGGGATCATTAATTAGGAAATACTTGCAAATTTTGCAAACTACTGTACATTTTCAACCAGAGTACTACTGCTTTTTAGtcaactatatattatattattgtcaTATAACTGAAATGATGTAATAAtgaaaattaatcattgaatttttatttatttttaccagTACTCatttaaaggttgattttcaCTGCATGTCACATGATCGTCAAGTTATATGAAAATTGTATAATAGTCTAATAATTAAATAGCAATATTCTTTCAACGTACGTTAACAAGTATGAGAAAGGTGCTTATAGTAGATTCCATATAATTACAAGCTGCTTGACTTGTAGAGGACAAAATCTAACGAAATGTGCCATTCACATGCAAGAACACAAGCCAAATTAAGGAAGAAGTGATTAGTTAACAAGATGTTAGAGATTGAATCAACTCAGATGCTGAACTACATTTACAATATTTTCAGTCTGCTGGCTGTAAGAAAACGCTCACcatatcaaaacaaatatttaatatactTAATACATTCGACGCACTAtgccactatatatataagataaaatTCTGAGTTTTCCACGTAATCACTAGGCTGCTTTACTTTTACAGGAGAGAAGCAAACGAAAATGCTATTCAAACAAGCCAAATTAAGAGAATGACtactcatttcttttcttttttttaatatatatatcattttttggGCCTAAGGAAGACATAGGCAGATGCCGGCTCATTGTTTAGGCTAATTAGGTGGTCATCTAAGCCTCCAAATagcaataatttttcttttatttaggaaaaaaaaaaaaatttaaggtgtCAATTATGGTAATGAAGTTAGTTAATGGTTTTTAATTAAGGCTCtaattaagataaaaataataaccgCAAAGGATTAAATCCCAATATATTAAGATTTTTGGggaaaagaaggagaaaaatgTAAAGTCATGACATTATTGGCACCCCTAAAACACTAACTAAACTCGTAGTTTTgtctaaattttaaattggcTTTGAATCTCAAAGATAGTCATGTATGAGAGGATTCTGTTCACCTCTGCATTCGGGAGAATATTGTATTGGCCAAAAGGTCTCTTTGAGGAATGGAATATTCGAGTCTCaattcaaaaaacaataaaaaatcaacatatGTTGGCTAATTAAGTTCGTTCATttagaataaagtaaattttgtattactcaaatttaattttacataaaaagCTTTATATATGTGTAGCTCAATACAAAATATGTCATCTATTGAAACTAAATGTCTCGTAGCATGTCATTTTGACAGgattgatacactaaattgaaaaaaaataaaaattgatacattaaattgagactttttaaagtttaagagttTAATTACAAAAACGATGAAAGATTAAAGgtggtaagtgaagtttttcctaatagTTATAATTAATGAGGAAGCAGTTGATTTGTTAAAAATAGTTATTtccatgtatgtaatattttctaaaatgcAATAAAACGACTCTATTATACTACTGGTTCCATTATGCTATCAACATATcctaagtttttgtttttattcttaattttttaatataatctGCCCATAATGTTGAAAAACGAATGCTCCGTATATCAcgtctcttttattttctattttatttcttacttctctttttattttcatgcatggTGATATTTTAGATTCGGTTTGGGTTTAATTTTAGTTGAAATTAGTCCATTTGAGATTAAAACATCTGTCTCTTGTCCTATTATAAGACACGTGTCCTAATTTCAACTGAtctagttctagttggaattGCACCTATTGGGACTGAAATACATGTGTTCCAAGGCTAGGTGCAGCATATCAATTTTACAGTCAATAAGtgttaaaattgcatttaagaaCTACATATTCTAAGAATATGTGTTCTAAGAATATCTATATTTTTAGTGTATGTGattctcatttctctctctctctctctctctctctctctcacacacacacacacacatatatatatatatatatatatacattttaaatatATGTGAGAATCACGTGCAcatatgtcagtttaatagataagattgtaagattttttttccaattaaccTAACTTGGATGAAAAGTGAACTTAATTTTATATCCTTGGTGCATTTGACTTTTATAAGAATATCTCGAGTAAGTGATTTTAATCATGATACTATGGTAATAATTCTAGCAAAAATTTGCCGAAATACAATATGCTTATAGTTGTTAATCTCCAAAATAAATTGACGAAAACGgcccttaatttttatatagCATTCAACTCTTGTTCCTAAGAATGCATTTGGCCCCGTAATTTTCCAAGTCAGATTATATGTGCCAATATTTACAATTACTGCAGATtttctttggatttttatttttatttttaaatggtatCTAGCCAATTGTCCCTGGCATAAATCATGCTCTCTTCATGGTTTTCTACTCCTTTTCTTTTAGATATTCGAATCGACATTTTGTTGACAAGAAAATGAGAATTATtccaatgagagagagagagtttatgtAACATGCACCACATGCCTCACAGGTGCAAAGTTTACCAATTAGGAACCCAAAACACTTATAATCCACTACTATGCATGccataagaaaatattttatggaaGCATAAAGTCAAAGTACGttaaaattttcattacatGACTAAAATAGTCACAATGATTTAACAAATGTGCCATAAGACGCTTATTAAAGCCAtaacatagaaaaataaataaatatgtgaaTGCAACTCCTCCTTATGAAAGCCTAAACATCCCAGATTCCCGGCTTCCTGTCTCGATCGCCTTAATTAGCTCCTGAAACAAAGGAGAAAAACAAAGAGTAAGCAAAGCTTAGCAAATAACATTTCAAACCGATTAAAAACGGTTGTCATGAAAAGTGTGTTTAGTGAGGGGCACACTTTCACATAACCGTAACTTCAGTGTGGTGcaatatataatgtttttttttttttttttgattaaaaagGTCCAACATATCATAGATTAAACCAATAGGTTCTCAAACAATACAAGATCATGAATGCAGCTAGGATACTCATCAATCCATAACTGATCAGAGTCTAAAGAGAAAGCATACTTAGCTAGACAATGTGCAGCTTTATTGGCACTTCGTTTTACATGACAAATACTCCAAGAATGAATCAAATGTAAACAGAGTTTTTCTTCATTAACAACTTGACCATAACTGCCCAAACAAACTCCTTCATTCTTCAAAGCTTGGACAATTTCTAAAGAGTCACCTTCAAATATAACACTCTGAAAGCCAAGAGAAATAGCAACTTCAATCATCTTCCAAGCAGAAACAGCTTCTGCAATACCTGGATCAACAATATAAGGCTTGGTAGCACAATAGGAAACAAGCACATGCCCAGCAgaattttttgctaaaaatccCATGCCCATCCTCTGCTCCCTCTTACTGATTGCTGCATcccaattaaatttaatcacaTCTAAAGGGGGAGGAGTCCAACTGATACAACTAATGGGATGTGGGGGACGAATTGAACCACTGATTCGGGTTTGTTCTGCAGCAAGGAAAGCCTGCAGTTGATCTTTTGCTAGGATGAACACACGTGAAGGAGAAATCAGATCCCCAccgaaaacaaaagaatttcgCCTCAACCAAATCTGACGTGCCACTACAGCAAACAACTGGATATCCTCATCTTCTAACCGTAACAATAGGAATTCCAGAATATGAGTAAATGAGGCAGGCACTAAGGAacatttatgaaattttttcgAGCACTCCGCCCAAACATCCATAGCAGAAGGGCAGCTCCAAATAATATGCTCCAAGGTCTCAACTTCCAGCAAACAGATAGGGCACAAAGAATCTGGAACAATACCTTTCTTAAACAGATTCAACTTAGTAGGCAGTATATCATTGCAAGCCTTCcataaaaacattttaactACACGAGCACCCTTAATATTCCAAACCTGGTTCCATAAACTATCCATATTGGCAGAAGAGGAACACATACCCCTATCAGAAATAGACTTCTCTTTAGCAAGATGATAAGCACTTTTAACAGAGAAAAAACCATTGCAAGTACCTAACCAAACTAATTTATCAGTTTGACTACGGGGGCAGATGGGCATACCACAGATAAGACTAGCTTCTCCTTCAGAGAAAACCTCTTTAATAAGGGGAACATTCCACCAATTAGTGTGCTCATCAATTAGTAGATCCACAGTAGCATCCAGGGGAAGGGTATTAGCAGGGGATTGAATAAGAAAAGATGAAGGGGAATTAACCCAACGGTCCTTCCAGATGTGAATAGACTGACCATTACCCACCCTCCAAACCAATCCTAGTTTAAGCAATTTTTTAGCattccaaatactcctccatgcaTAAGAAGGCTTATACCCCAGATTAGAGTGCAGAAAATCCCcattaggaaaatatttttccttcattATGGTTGCAGCCAGACTAGTTGGATCATGAAGAAATCGCCACCCTTGTTTAGCCAACAAAGCTAAATTGAAACACTCAAGATCTCTATATCCTAAACCACCCTTCTGTTTAGATCTTCCCATTCtatcccaactcatccaagccaCCTTAGAAACATTTTCTTTGTGTCCCCACCAGAAACCAGACATCATAGAATTAATGCTTGAACACAAAGCCTTAGGAAGTTGAAATATACTCATAGTATAAGTGGGAATGGCTTGCACAACAGCTTTTAACAACACCTCCTTACCAGCCTGAGATAAGAACTTTTCCTTCCACCCACTGATCTTAGCCCAGACCTTATCCTGCAAACTAGAGAAAGAGCTGATTTTAGAGCGACCAATAAAAGAGGGTAGGCCTAGGTACTTCTCATAGAGCTGTGTAGAATTCACCCCTGCCACTGCCAGAATGTGAGCTTTAGTCTCTTCTCTAGTATTACGACTAAAGAAGATTGAAGTCTTATCCCTATTAAGTTTCTGACCAGAAGCTTGCTCATAAAGGAGTAAAATTTCTTGTAGTTTCAACCACTCAAAGAGATTAGCTTTACAAAATAACAAGCAATCATCAGCAAATAGTAGATGAGAAACAGTGGAACCACCCCTAGACACAGCAACACCATGAATGCTTTTATCCTCTTCAGCTGTCCTTAGCAAAGATGTAAGACCTTCAGCAcatagaataaagaaataaggTGAAAGGGGGTCACCTTGACGAATTCCCCTTGAAGGCACAATAGGACCATAAGGCTGACCATTCACAAGGACAGAATAAGAAACTGTTTGGACACACATCATGGACCAAGCAATCCATTTTTCAGCAAAGCCAAGCCTCCGCATAATTGCCTCCAAGTAATCCCACTCAATTCTGTCATAAGCTTTTGACATATCCAATTTCAAAGCCATATAACCTGTTTTACCCTTCATCCTACCATCCATGGTATGAAGCGCTTCGAAAGCGACCAAAATGTTATCTGATATGAGTCGCCCAGGAACAAAAGCACTTTGATTGTTTGAGATGATAGAgggtaaaactttttttaaccTATTAGCAAGAACCTTTGCAATGATTTTGTAGATAACATTGCAAAGGCTAATAGGACGGAATTGTGACAAGTTATCAGGTTGCTTGACTTTAGGGATGAGAGCAATAAGTGTAGAATTAAGATTATGATCAAAAATACCCGAATGCATAAAATTAAAGACCACCTGACAAACCTCATGCTTCACAACATTCCAAGAATTCTGATAAAAGCAAGCTCCAAAACCATCAGGTCCAGGAGATTTCAGAGGTTGCATTTGAAACAAGGCCTGCTCAACTTCTGCACTAGAACACTCCCTAGTGAGCATGTCATTCATCTCCTCAGTGACCTTCATCTTCACCCCCCTTAAACAATCCTCCAGATTAGAAGCCAATTCTGTGGAGAACAGGATCCTGTAATAATCAACGAAGGCAGACCCAATATCACTAGGCTTAGACCAAACACAACCAGATTCATCCTTAACCCTATAGATAAAATACAGAAATTGTCCTCATCTAGAAAGCTCTCTGAGTTTCCTCTAGAGAAAAGGGAACTGTCTTCTCCTGGTTGCCAGTGTAGAAGGTTTGCTTGTGGGAAGTGGATTATGGCGGAGGAATTGGAAAGGTTATGTGGTAGGTTCTCCCTGACGGATGGTGAGAAATCAGTCATCTCTGTTTCTGAAGGGGAGATTGCGGATCTGCGTCGGAAGGGAGTTAATTGTCTGGTGGGTAGTCTCAGAACTGAACGTAAAGTGAACAAGGACGCCTTCAAGACTTTGCTCTCTAGATTATGGCGTTTAATGGGTAGTGTCACCTTCAAAGAATTACAAACCAATCTTTGGCTCTTTGAGTTCTCGGATGGTGTTGATAAGTGCAGAGTTATGGATGGTAGGCCCTGGAGCTTTGATCGTCAAATTCTTGTTCTTAAAGAATTTGATGGGAGAATCCCTCCCTCTCAAATGGATTTCTCTTTCTCCCCTTTTTGGGTTCAAGTGCACGATATGCCACTCCTTTGTATGACTAAAGGGGTTGGTTCTAGGATTGGAGCATCTATGGGGGTTCTCGAAGATGTAGACGTAGCAGGTGATGGTGCTGGCTGGGGTAGGTGCCTTCGAATTCGTGTTGCTATTGATATTACTAAGCCTCTGGAGCGGAGACGATCCTTGCAATTGGAGGGGAATTCAATCTGGGTTAGTTTTCAGTATGAGAAACTTCctttattttgctttgattGTGGCTGTATAGTGCATGGCTTGAGGGGTTGCCCTGTTAAGAAATCCACACGCATTAACTCTACGACGGAAGATAAGCAATGGGGTGTTTGGCTACGTGCTGATGATCCTAAGCGTCGAAATGGAGGTGGTGAATTTGGCAAGAGTGGTGGTAATGCACGGCCTGGTTCTGCTTCGGAGGGTTCCCATCATGGTGGTGACAGTTTTCCATCACATTCTCAGTGGAAGGGCAGTTACCGTGCTCATGGTAACCAACAACTACATTGTGATTCAAATGTAGCAGTTGGCAGCGAGTGTTCGGAATTGCGCCACGTGGATAATATTATAGTTGCCACGTCTAAAGGTCAAGATGTCCTCTCTTTGTTAGACGTGGCTGAAGGTACTAAAAGTTTGGAAGGGTTTGATGATTCAACAAGGGATGATGTAGTTCTTCCTGAAAAGCGGGGTCATTGTTCACAGCATAGTGAGCAGGTTAACAACCTCTCTGTTGATGCAAAGCCAGTGGAGTCTTTAGCTATTAATGAGACATCCAAGGTCTCTTCTCTAGTGTCCCCTCAAGTAGTTGGAGATGCAATGGATGCCTCTGAAGGTTCTCACTCCTTGGAAACTTCTTCCTTTTCTGGTAAGGTTTTGGCTGAGTTTAAAGGAGAAAGTTCTCTTatcaaattgaagaagaaggcTCGTGGTGCTTTGGTTCAAAATGCCCTCTCTGCTAGCAAGACCTTGGGTAAGCGTAAGAAAGGACTTTTACAAGGTAGCTTTGTGGTTGATGCTGGGGGTAAGAAGAAAGTTAAGGGTGGGGAATTATTTTTGGGTGATTTTATCCCAGAAGTGGCGGAGGCTGTTCCACAGCCCCGCCGAGAGCCATGATTATCTTAAGTTGGAATTGCCGTGGGCTTGGGAACCCACGAGCAATCCGTGACCTGCGCCAAttggtgaaggagaagaaacccACTCTTTTGTTTCTTATGGAAACAAAGAGTAAACAAATGAGAATGGAAGGGATAAGAGTTAAGTGTGGATTTGAAGGGGTTTTTGTTGTTGATCCTGTGGGTCGTAGTGGTGGATTGGCTCTTCTTTGGACAGAGGAGTGTGCTCTTGAAATACAGAATTATTCAAGGAGGCATATTAATGCAATTGTTCATCAACCTCACGTAGGTGTTGCATGGAAATTCACTGGGTTCTATGGTCACCCAGAATGTGCC
Coding sequences within it:
- the LOC132172564 gene encoding EG45-like domain containing protein encodes the protein MAIKIHAFLCLGLVLTFISVTSAISGTATFYTVYVPSACYGYEDQGVMIAAVSDALWENGAACGRMYSVTCTGPTNQGVPQPCRGTVTVKVVDRCPGCDATNIDLSQEAFSAIADPNAGKINIDYNQV